In one Gemmatimonas aurantiaca genomic region, the following are encoded:
- a CDS encoding SH3 domain-containing C40 family peptidase, with amino-acid sequence MNAPDIRPSRTVRAAVAPLLGEPRIAHALTSQLLAGEIVTILDERGDWVQVRGPDDYAGWTHAGYLSAVRGDEASWPWSLGCETGERHNTRDEAGRMRALPLGARFAPEQDVIAGAWVRAADLPSMFPPDRSMIAATAASFFRGASYLWGGVTPWGVDCSGLVQRAARLHGVRLPRDAWQQADATDPVSMDALANHEPSDLLFFSDRDDRRITHVGLALGDGRMVHSALTRGGVAVEHLDADDPYVVRLRAQCVGVHRLRTP; translated from the coding sequence AACCGCGCATCGCTCACGCACTCACCTCGCAACTGCTGGCCGGCGAGATCGTGACGATTCTCGACGAGCGCGGCGACTGGGTGCAGGTGCGCGGCCCGGATGACTATGCGGGGTGGACACACGCCGGTTATCTGTCGGCCGTTCGAGGTGATGAGGCGTCATGGCCCTGGTCGCTCGGCTGCGAAACTGGCGAGAGGCACAATACCCGCGATGAGGCAGGGCGCATGCGGGCATTGCCGCTGGGGGCGCGGTTCGCGCCGGAGCAGGACGTGATCGCCGGCGCGTGGGTGCGGGCGGCCGATCTGCCATCCATGTTTCCGCCGGACCGGAGCATGATTGCCGCCACCGCCGCGTCGTTCTTCCGTGGTGCCAGCTACCTCTGGGGCGGAGTGACCCCGTGGGGCGTGGATTGCTCGGGGCTCGTGCAGCGCGCCGCACGGCTGCATGGCGTGCGGCTGCCCCGCGATGCCTGGCAGCAGGCCGATGCCACCGATCCCGTCTCGATGGATGCGCTGGCAAATCATGAACCCTCCGATCTGCTGTTCTTCTCCGATCGCGACGACCGGCGTATCACGCATGTCGGGCTGGCACTCGGCGATGGTCGCATGGTACACAGCGCACTGACGCGGGGAGGCGTGGCCGTCGAGCATCTCGATGCCGACGATCCGTACGTCGTCCGGCTTCGCGCGCAGTGCGTCGGTGTGCACCGTCTGCGTACGCCCTGA